The Arenicella xantha genome window below encodes:
- a CDS encoding ABC transporter permease: protein MKRSVSSKPSLVEDIKLIPYYWETFLILSWRNLRLYYHSPLLVFCWNVVSPLLMASIFYIVLNKRVGVDIPHYFIYVLSGIIFWHTFVGGLSQAYPSFLQHADMVKQIYFPRFLLPLTFLASKLIDFFIAFTVFVCCVLISDLELNWFAFIVYSVLGIINFILVSTGIYLAFSVIYVRFKSFQMFYPFLIQSLFFSSPIVYNPFFAIENETIQTVLEWNPIAGILYIFRSGIFTDSGETMTVVFYTLYSAIVFIVGFVWFRMEDIHLADRL, encoded by the coding sequence ATGAAACGTTCAGTATCAAGTAAGCCAAGCTTAGTCGAAGATATAAAGTTGATTCCTTACTATTGGGAAACGTTTTTGATTCTTTCTTGGAGAAACTTGCGTCTGTATTACCATTCTCCTTTATTGGTTTTCTGCTGGAACGTTGTCAGCCCATTATTGATGGCTAGTATTTTTTACATAGTCCTTAACAAGCGAGTTGGTGTAGATATTCCACATTACTTTATCTATGTCCTTTCTGGAATCATTTTTTGGCATACGTTTGTCGGAGGCTTATCGCAGGCATACCCAAGTTTTCTGCAGCATGCTGACATGGTCAAGCAAATTTATTTTCCTCGGTTTTTATTGCCACTTACTTTTTTAGCATCCAAGCTGATTGATTTTTTTATTGCTTTTACGGTGTTCGTTTGTTGTGTCTTAATTTCTGATTTAGAGCTGAACTGGTTTGCCTTCATTGTTTATTCGGTACTCGGCATAATAAACTTCATACTTGTTTCGACAGGTATTTACCTTGCATTTTCAGTGATATATGTTCGTTTTAAAAGCTTTCAAATGTTTTATCCCTTTCTGATTCAATCACTTTTTTTTAGTTCACCTATTGTTTACAACCCCTTTTTTGCAATAGAAAATGAAACCATTCAAACAGTATTAGAGTGGAACCCAATAGCTGGCATTTTATATATTTTCAGATCTGGGATATTCACTGACAGCGGTGAAACTATGACAGTAGTTTTTTATACGCTGTATTCAGCTATTGTCTTTATTGTTGGTTTTGTCTGGTTCCGCATGGAAGATATTCATTTGGCAGACCGACTATGA
- a CDS encoding class I SAM-dependent methyltransferase — protein sequence MTDVDAILLKQYFNQSLPVVDFGCGFGKHTLALSAFFNKVIGVDTSQVVIDKNNRNPMYSDIEFSQFDGVNVPEAVALHSKLGDCNVYVKGVLHQIQTRDREFVAQSLKTLLGHGGALFIHEVDRKFLNDLKNHKFSELPYKLRQTLAGNLLPLGIDQPEIEKLFLDDDRYELCDYGKRYIKTELHLKTGQNIYVPCLYFCIVKRCSD from the coding sequence ATGACTGATGTAGATGCAATATTATTAAAGCAATATTTTAACCAATCATTGCCCGTTGTCGATTTTGGCTGCGGTTTTGGTAAACATACTCTCGCTCTGTCTGCTTTCTTTAATAAGGTGATAGGGGTCGATACATCACAGGTGGTAATCGATAAAAACAATCGGAACCCAATGTATTCGGATATTGAGTTCTCACAATTTGACGGAGTTAATGTGCCAGAAGCAGTTGCTTTGCACTCTAAACTAGGCGATTGCAATGTGTATGTAAAAGGCGTTTTACATCAAATACAAACTAGAGACCGAGAGTTTGTCGCCCAATCTTTAAAAACCTTATTAGGCCACGGTGGTGCCTTGTTTATACATGAAGTAGATAGAAAGTTTTTAAATGACCTTAAAAATCATAAATTTTCTGAACTACCTTACAAGTTGAGACAAACATTGGCAGGGAATCTACTTCCTTTGGGTATTGACCAACCTGAGATAGAAAAACTTTTTCTAGATGACGATCGCTACGAGTTATGTGACTACGGAAAACGATATATTAAAACTGAACTTCATCTCAAAACAGGGCAAAATATTTATGTTCCCTGTCTTTACTTTTGTATTGTAAAAAGGTGCAGCGACTAA
- a CDS encoding glycosyltransferase — translation MATVIIAACNEASIIRDTLSALIEGCENRDYQILVICNGCSDDTEKIIQQDFADVICVSLEQASKSLAIRFAESLSPGFPRLYLDADIILATADAKALFDAGTKQEAPALIVPSSTIITQQSQMAVKRFYKVWYNTPFVQQLGYGAGAYLLNQAGRKRFNEWPRLIADDGFVRSQFNTSEIHILHSLKVIVKAPLTTSILIKVKARSKLGNLELKQFLNDHQFEDRHILVPKKTTESELETDSMATAPINAIDILIYKLVNIAALLLARWQFFTGNDSWAKDNSNR, via the coding sequence ATGGCAACTGTGATTATTGCAGCGTGTAACGAAGCATCGATCATTCGCGATACATTGAGTGCACTTATCGAGGGTTGTGAAAATAGAGATTATCAAATATTGGTGATCTGTAACGGCTGTAGCGACGATACTGAGAAAATTATTCAGCAAGACTTTGCTGATGTCATCTGTGTCTCTCTAGAACAAGCATCAAAATCTTTAGCTATTCGCTTTGCTGAGTCTTTGTCTCCAGGATTCCCAAGATTATATCTCGATGCCGACATAATACTAGCGACCGCGGATGCTAAAGCTCTATTCGATGCCGGAACCAAACAGGAAGCTCCCGCATTGATTGTACCCAGCTCAACTATCATCACTCAGCAAAGCCAAATGGCAGTTAAGCGCTTTTATAAAGTGTGGTACAACACACCATTTGTTCAGCAACTTGGCTATGGCGCTGGGGCTTATTTGCTAAACCAGGCCGGTCGAAAACGATTCAATGAGTGGCCTCGTTTGATCGCCGATGATGGTTTTGTTCGAAGTCAATTCAACACATCTGAAATACACATCCTGCATTCTTTAAAAGTTATAGTAAAAGCACCGCTTACTACCAGCATATTAATTAAAGTAAAAGCACGTTCAAAACTCGGGAATTTGGAACTAAAGCAATTTTTAAATGACCACCAATTTGAAGACCGCCATATCCTGGTTCCCAAAAAAACAACCGAGAGTGAATTGGAAACTGATAGCATGGCAACAGCACCAATAAACGCCATCGATATACTGATTTACAAGTTGGTAAATATTGCTGCGTTACTGTTGGCAAGGTGGCAATTCTTTACAGGTAATGACTCATGGGCCAAAGACAACAGCAACCGCTAA
- a CDS encoding endonuclease/exonuclease/phosphatase family protein yields MGQRQQQPLIGSLFIVGVSTILALSHFTSDLHSPALFIFKAALQPITVATLLCFGIYAAWRKHKWLYSALCYALFINLIFIAPNFRISDTLDQKDAVSSLTIATFSTLTRTSNTSDIIKFARSEAPDLLCLQEVAQKDRKLIAEQLNKLYPHKTQNTNNQLTLSRFPLRSIKDVGYFQASLLSHPKFGPIRVINAHMHRPYLSDGIAESWQELFKFIDDSSAAIICGDLNITPNNSLYDLLISRYGFNDSIISGYGFTYPNAQRRSAILGTLIRIDYILGRAFIPIHTQTVNASNLSDHRAVVSELIFDVNRQSSP; encoded by the coding sequence ATGGGCCAAAGACAACAGCAACCGCTAATTGGCAGCCTATTTATTGTTGGGGTCTCGACTATATTGGCGTTAAGCCACTTTACGTCGGACCTGCATTCACCTGCTCTGTTTATTTTCAAGGCCGCTTTGCAGCCAATCACAGTCGCCACACTCCTCTGCTTTGGTATCTACGCTGCCTGGAGAAAACACAAATGGTTATACTCGGCGCTGTGCTATGCACTATTTATCAATCTAATATTTATAGCCCCTAATTTCCGCATTAGCGACACTCTAGACCAAAAAGACGCTGTTAGTTCATTGACCATTGCCACGTTCAGCACATTAACCAGAACCAGCAATACCTCGGACATCATCAAGTTCGCCAGATCAGAGGCTCCTGATCTTTTATGCTTACAAGAAGTGGCACAAAAAGATCGGAAACTTATTGCTGAGCAATTGAATAAGTTATATCCACATAAAACACAGAACACGAATAACCAGCTGACCTTGAGCCGTTTCCCGCTAAGGTCTATTAAGGACGTAGGCTACTTTCAAGCAAGCTTACTTAGCCATCCTAAATTTGGCCCGATACGAGTCATTAACGCTCACATGCATCGCCCATATTTGTCGGACGGCATTGCCGAGAGTTGGCAAGAGCTGTTCAAGTTTATCGACGATTCTTCAGCGGCCATTATATGTGGAGACCTCAATATCACTCCAAATAACTCCTTGTATGACTTATTAATTTCTCGCTACGGCTTTAATGATTCAATTATCAGTGGCTATGGGTTCACTTACCCAAATGCGCAACGTAGGTCAGCTATCCTCGGCACGTTGATTAGAATAGATTATATTTTAGGCCGTGCATTTATACCCATTCATACCCAGACCGTGAATGCATCGAATTTAAGTGATCATCGCGCGGTAGTAAGCGAATTAATTTTTGACGTTAATCGACAAAGCTCTCCATGA
- a CDS encoding ABC transporter ATP-binding protein codes for MSKDKAVILEVDSIGKMYWRTDPVSGKKNQFWPLKDVSFSMQKGCCIGLTGSNGAGKSTLLKIISGITTPTLGHVNVDGKIAPLLGLGAGFHEELTGKDNIFVYGALIGIKHQELKLQFDAIVDFAEIGAFIGNKVKNYSTGMKVRLAFSIVSSVRPDLILADEILAVGDESFRCRIMQRMLELKLNGTSILLVQHDTSIIETICDKVVKLEGGRLQSSY; via the coding sequence ATGAGCAAAGATAAGGCAGTAATTTTGGAAGTGGATTCTATCGGTAAAATGTACTGGCGCACTGACCCTGTCTCTGGAAAGAAAAATCAGTTTTGGCCATTAAAAGATGTCTCATTTTCAATGCAGAAGGGCTGTTGTATTGGCCTGACTGGCTCAAATGGGGCAGGGAAGTCAACCTTACTAAAAATAATAAGCGGTATTACTACGCCAACTTTGGGGCATGTAAATGTTGATGGCAAAATTGCCCCACTATTGGGGCTGGGAGCTGGATTTCACGAGGAGCTAACCGGTAAAGACAATATTTTTGTTTATGGGGCATTGATCGGAATTAAACACCAAGAGCTGAAGCTGCAGTTCGATGCGATTGTTGACTTTGCTGAAATCGGAGCGTTTATAGGTAACAAGGTTAAGAATTACTCAACAGGAATGAAAGTTAGACTAGCATTCAGTATTGTTAGCAGCGTTCGCCCCGATCTTATTCTTGCCGATGAAATACTTGCAGTGGGGGATGAGAGTTTTCGTTGCCGGATTATGCAGAGAATGCTTGAGTTAAAGCTTAATGGGACATCAATTTTACTTGTACAGCACGATACGTCGATTATTGAAACTATTTGTGACAAGGTTGTTAAATTAGAGGGCGGTCGCCTACAATCGTCTTACTAG
- a CDS encoding ABC transporter ATP-binding protein produces the protein MLLNSVSSGISIILIIPLLASVGIDVGDNSTNSGAVKYIVDFSESVGVQLNFALVLCLYLVVIIFMASLSFVSSVVTTALTQSFIIDLRNEVNRSLFYAQWQYINGQYLSDFIRLLTGQINRVGSCLNSLLSLISSLILVCVYVVFAMLVSVELTALALLCALLLAAALLPINKRIHKSGGVGLSANIDIQRSIYDNVNSLKIIKSFAAEEQYLARMMRSNTVLESQLVRLAKFNALTRWVNLVGAAVIFTVLFYSSFQWLNLPIANLLVILFIFSRLMPQVSGIQNTIQRLIHQAPTFEDLMRRLAELNQWSEKFNITSSHDAPTFRKKIEIKGLSYQYADKSVYAFSGIDACIQCNETVAIVGRSGAGKSTLADILSGLLPQTSGEIWIDDVLLSDDNRLAWRPKVAYVTQEVFLFHDTVRANLDWVTNGKVCSDDDLWRALKLAAADGFVRSLPHGLETIIGDRGIKLSGGERQRLALARALLSDPDVLILDEATSALDNKNEQLIRDALVALDGQLTILIIAHNEATIEHVQNRIVLV, from the coding sequence ATGCTATTAAATAGTGTTAGCTCGGGAATTAGTATTATCTTGATCATCCCCTTGTTGGCTTCGGTGGGCATCGACGTAGGCGACAACTCTACAAATTCAGGCGCGGTTAAATACATTGTTGATTTTAGCGAGAGCGTGGGGGTACAGCTTAACTTCGCATTGGTTTTATGCTTGTATTTAGTTGTAATTATATTTATGGCTAGTTTGAGCTTTGTAAGCTCAGTTGTCACTACGGCGTTAACGCAGTCATTCATTATTGATTTGCGTAATGAAGTTAATAGATCGTTGTTTTATGCCCAATGGCAATACATTAATGGGCAATATTTATCTGACTTTATACGTTTATTGACTGGACAAATTAACCGCGTCGGGAGTTGTTTGAATTCCTTGCTGAGCTTGATAAGCAGTTTGATTCTTGTTTGTGTCTATGTGGTTTTTGCTATGTTGGTTTCGGTTGAATTGACGGCCCTGGCTCTTTTATGTGCTCTGTTGTTAGCAGCGGCGTTACTGCCAATCAATAAACGCATACACAAAAGTGGTGGCGTTGGCCTGAGTGCCAATATTGATATTCAACGAAGTATTTACGACAACGTTAATAGTTTGAAGATCATCAAAAGCTTTGCGGCAGAAGAGCAATATTTGGCTCGTATGATGCGCAGCAATACCGTGCTCGAATCTCAACTAGTACGCTTGGCGAAGTTCAACGCGCTTACTCGCTGGGTAAATTTGGTAGGTGCTGCGGTTATATTTACTGTGCTTTTTTATAGTTCATTTCAATGGCTAAATCTGCCTATCGCAAACTTGCTGGTGATACTGTTTATTTTTTCGCGCTTAATGCCGCAAGTTTCAGGTATTCAAAATACCATTCAGCGCTTGATCCATCAGGCTCCTACTTTTGAGGATCTGATGCGAAGGTTAGCAGAATTAAATCAGTGGTCTGAGAAATTTAATATTACTAGTAGCCATGATGCGCCGACATTTAGAAAGAAAATCGAAATTAAAGGGCTTTCTTATCAATATGCCGATAAGAGCGTCTACGCATTTAGCGGTATAGACGCATGTATTCAGTGCAACGAGACTGTTGCTATTGTTGGTCGGTCGGGAGCTGGCAAGTCAACGTTGGCTGATATTCTATCTGGACTATTGCCTCAGACATCTGGTGAAATATGGATTGATGATGTGCTATTGAGTGATGATAACCGCCTCGCATGGCGACCCAAAGTAGCCTATGTAACTCAGGAAGTATTTTTGTTTCATGACACCGTCAGAGCAAATTTGGACTGGGTGACGAATGGCAAAGTATGTTCTGACGATGATTTGTGGCGAGCTTTAAAATTGGCGGCAGCGGACGGATTTGTTAGATCTCTTCCTCATGGCTTGGAGACGATTATTGGCGACCGAGGTATTAAGCTGTCTGGTGGTGAGCGTCAACGTTTGGCATTAGCACGAGCGCTGCTATCCGATCCGGATGTGCTAATTTTAGATGAGGCGACCAGTGCCCTTGATAATAAAAATGAACAATTAATACGCGATGCACTGGTGGCTTTAGATGGCCAGCTTACTATTTTGATTATTGCTCACAATGAAGCCACGATTGAGCATGTCCAAAACCGGATTGTCTTAGTCTAG
- a CDS encoding undecaprenyl-phosphate glucose phosphotransferase — translation MQFRHLAPNRLFQFLDILAIVLCAVIMYRIRNNFWLPKGDYQLLLLVIIFVTLYVFSWWGVYKTEHGRWLYKSLSNLTTAWVIVALCLGMITFFTKSGETFSRLWVLMTFTSTYIVMISARLFAWSYSQAQQKGAQNRRNVVIIGAGQLGRNACDAIIEERWAGLKVVALFDDDINLENTRYRDVEIVGPISQAIDFIEDRRQAPEAAIKEVWIALPLTSAEKIEHLQTSLQNTATNVFLVPDLFGASFTQYSLVESAGIMMINLSATPMIGGSDRLKRIEDLFLSSIMGLVLSPVFVITALAIKLESSGPVFFKQRRYGLDGKEIIVWKFRSMTVAEDGDDVPQASRCDSRITKVGAVIRKYSIDELPQLINVFNGSMSLVGPRPHAVAHNEYYRDKVHGYMARHKIRPGITGWAQINGCRGETEVIEKMQRRLRYDLEYIQNWSIALDIRILFKTLHTIFTDKNAY, via the coding sequence ATGCAATTTCGTCATCTCGCTCCAAATAGGTTGTTCCAATTTCTTGATATATTGGCGATTGTCTTGTGCGCGGTGATCATGTATAGAATTCGAAATAATTTTTGGTTGCCAAAAGGCGATTACCAATTATTGTTATTAGTCATTATCTTCGTCACTCTCTACGTGTTTTCTTGGTGGGGGGTCTATAAAACCGAGCATGGACGCTGGCTATACAAGTCTCTTAGCAATTTAACAACGGCTTGGGTCATCGTGGCATTGTGCTTGGGTATGATTACCTTCTTCACAAAATCGGGAGAAACCTTCTCACGCCTATGGGTATTGATGACATTTACCAGTACCTACATCGTCATGATTAGTGCTCGCTTATTTGCTTGGAGCTACTCGCAAGCACAACAAAAAGGGGCACAGAACCGACGTAATGTCGTTATCATCGGTGCTGGGCAATTGGGTAGAAACGCTTGTGACGCCATTATCGAGGAGCGTTGGGCCGGACTAAAGGTAGTCGCCTTGTTCGATGATGATATTAACCTTGAAAATACACGTTATCGTGACGTTGAAATTGTTGGGCCGATTTCTCAAGCTATCGACTTTATTGAGGATCGACGCCAAGCTCCCGAGGCCGCCATAAAGGAAGTTTGGATTGCATTACCATTAACGTCGGCCGAAAAAATCGAACATCTACAGACGAGTCTGCAAAACACCGCGACTAATGTGTTTTTAGTGCCTGATTTATTCGGCGCAAGTTTCACTCAATATTCGCTGGTAGAGTCCGCAGGCATCATGATGATAAACCTATCAGCAACGCCAATGATTGGTGGATCAGATCGATTGAAGCGAATAGAAGACTTGTTTCTATCCAGCATAATGGGACTAGTGTTAAGCCCAGTCTTTGTGATAACGGCTTTGGCGATTAAACTGGAATCTAGTGGACCGGTATTTTTCAAGCAGCGGCGTTACGGTCTGGACGGTAAAGAAATCATCGTCTGGAAATTTCGTTCAATGACAGTAGCTGAAGATGGCGATGATGTTCCACAGGCCAGTCGCTGTGATTCTCGTATTACCAAAGTAGGAGCGGTAATTCGCAAATACTCGATTGATGAACTTCCTCAGTTGATAAATGTATTCAATGGAAGCATGTCTTTAGTTGGACCTCGTCCTCATGCTGTCGCGCACAATGAATATTATCGCGATAAAGTTCATGGCTATATGGCACGTCACAAAATTCGTCCTGGCATTACAGGTTGGGCTCAAATTAATGGTTGTCGCGGTGAAACTGAAGTCATCGAAAAGATGCAAAGGCGCTTAAGGTATGACTTAGAATATATTCAGAACTGGTCTATTGCTTTGGATATACGCATTCTGTTTAAAACTCTGCATACTATTTTTACAGATAAAAATGCGTACTAA
- a CDS encoding glycosyltransferase produces the protein MTLLVVIVNYFSANLIEKLVQQINTQDLDEGFNARVVCVDNSVNKDQRLALKKIKDTSSIRVNLIFSSCNVGFGNAINAGLHNQSFDFACFINPDVTLQPDTLSLLLDHASSNPHQGIWGGLTVDRHFQADYRHAWREPSLTNTFAWATGLKKFIRSPNWQNSYQHHVSNQAQPYYVDCVSGCCLMISNSAWQATQGFDPDFFLYSEEIDLCRRARALGYQPTVIPRAKLTHSTHSNEESAHRVVIIFLAKIQYIDKHHGQLYTLLFRFFIAIGSFIRAGKTLILGQLNSSREWSRLSILSLGLTKNQLSREKSQTESE, from the coding sequence ATGACGCTGCTGGTCGTGATCGTCAATTACTTTTCAGCTAATTTGATCGAAAAACTGGTCCAACAAATCAATACTCAGGATCTTGATGAGGGCTTCAATGCCCGTGTGGTTTGTGTGGATAATAGTGTTAATAAAGATCAACGCTTAGCATTAAAAAAAATAAAAGATACCTCTAGCATTCGAGTTAATCTGATCTTTAGTTCGTGCAATGTGGGATTTGGAAATGCTATCAATGCTGGCTTGCACAATCAATCATTTGATTTCGCTTGTTTCATTAATCCCGATGTAACACTGCAGCCGGATACGCTATCTCTGTTACTAGATCATGCGTCGAGCAATCCTCACCAAGGCATCTGGGGCGGGCTTACGGTAGACCGACACTTTCAAGCTGATTATCGACATGCCTGGCGAGAGCCGTCGCTAACCAATACCTTTGCATGGGCCACGGGCCTCAAGAAATTTATTCGCTCGCCCAATTGGCAAAATAGTTATCAACACCATGTAAGCAATCAAGCTCAACCCTATTATGTAGATTGCGTATCAGGGTGTTGCTTAATGATATCGAACTCAGCATGGCAGGCAACTCAAGGCTTTGACCCTGATTTTTTTCTCTATTCTGAAGAGATAGATTTGTGTCGCAGAGCACGAGCTTTAGGTTATCAACCTACCGTAATACCTCGAGCGAAGCTGACTCATTCAACACATTCAAACGAAGAATCCGCACACAGAGTCGTCATTATATTTTTAGCGAAAATACAGTATATAGACAAACATCACGGCCAGCTCTACACACTGTTATTTCGATTTTTTATTGCCATTGGCTCTTTTATACGAGCTGGCAAAACACTCATTCTGGGGCAGTTAAATTCAAGCCGCGAATGGTCAAGATTATCGATATTGAGCTTAGGTCTAACCAAGAACCAATTAAGCCGTGAAAAATCACAAACTGAAAGTGAATAG
- a CDS encoding glycosyltransferase family 2 protein: MISVIIPTFDRPQALLKCISALSLQQYDGQWEVIIVDDGGLHNLSPVVAGFETKLNITLIRQARNKGPASARNAGAYQASGEYLAFLDDDCEPDVNWIRAVAVKLRSGVLLGGYTKNKLSNNTYSEASQLLVSYLYSYFKETPWYFFTSNNFVMDKVSFFNIGGFDESFTTSAGEDRAFCARWIKYGYQLEYVPSALVWHSHELTLSSFCSLHSKYGKAAAHFRVKLREWGIQENAFTMRFYFRLVSFVCHKEKYSAVNKLNILLLLALSQLCTFYGAMTAVDK, translated from the coding sequence TTGATTTCCGTCATTATCCCTACCTTTGACCGCCCCCAAGCATTGCTGAAATGTATCTCGGCTTTGTCATTGCAACAATATGATGGCCAATGGGAAGTGATCATAGTAGATGATGGTGGTCTTCATAACCTATCACCTGTGGTTGCTGGTTTCGAGACAAAATTAAACATCACACTAATTCGGCAAGCTCGTAACAAAGGGCCAGCCAGTGCGAGAAATGCTGGAGCATATCAAGCCAGTGGTGAATATTTAGCTTTTCTTGACGATGATTGCGAGCCAGATGTTAACTGGATTCGTGCCGTGGCGGTCAAGCTTAGAAGCGGCGTATTGCTTGGTGGTTATACCAAAAATAAACTGTCTAACAATACTTATTCGGAAGCGAGTCAGTTGTTGGTCAGCTATCTTTACTCTTATTTTAAAGAAACACCTTGGTATTTTTTTACCTCAAATAACTTTGTAATGGACAAAGTAAGTTTTTTTAATATAGGTGGCTTTGACGAATCATTTACAACATCGGCTGGAGAGGACCGAGCTTTTTGTGCACGCTGGATTAAGTATGGGTATCAATTAGAATACGTTCCTAGTGCACTCGTTTGGCATTCGCATGAGTTAACATTGTCTTCTTTTTGTTCACTGCATTCAAAATACGGGAAAGCCGCTGCCCATTTTAGGGTCAAGTTGCGTGAATGGGGCATTCAAGAAAACGCCTTTACGATGCGTTTTTATTTTCGGTTAGTCAGCTTTGTTTGCCATAAAGAGAAATACAGCGCAGTCAATAAGCTCAATATATTATTATTGTTAGCGCTAAGTCAGTTATGCACTTTTTATGGAGCCATGACTGCAGTCGATAAATAG
- a CDS encoding O-antigen ligase family protein, giving the protein MYSSPSLRTDLANTRKNLGAFLPAIYLILFQLWSLLQFSLLSVDKTASLNQSMIGMGFTLLLTLWFFNIRLNKAMTALYACIVTFTTIQAGYGIWVFLSEANLLLWMPKLHYLDRPTGFFVNSNHFASYVVLAIIVCLSHSLAKAHRQHHQNIFATLSDAIYSPKLIILGFLLITLILTKSIGALVALSVVFSIMTLNVIRKSRHKKSISFGLASLVLIAIAILLTLDYSIIEDEISGFEHTFLRRVELSKAGFAMLKNNWLFGIGGGSFYSQFSQYRTLEIGNTYYNYAHNDFLQFWIEYGLLGVSLLTLFIITIVRDNLRVLADRTTTMKKTFAYASLYSIISVAIHSLVDFPLHMPGFAALFLVIISINSLSFMHEALFFDVHEQQS; this is encoded by the coding sequence ATGTACAGCAGCCCGTCGTTACGCACCGATTTGGCAAACACAAGAAAAAATTTGGGTGCTTTTCTACCCGCTATTTACTTGATTCTTTTTCAGCTCTGGAGCTTACTTCAATTTAGCCTACTCTCTGTCGATAAAACAGCTAGCTTAAACCAAAGCATGATCGGTATGGGATTCACACTATTGCTTACGCTTTGGTTCTTCAATATCCGCCTAAATAAAGCCATGACTGCGCTATATGCTTGCATAGTCACATTCACGACCATTCAAGCTGGCTATGGAATTTGGGTATTTTTAAGCGAAGCGAACCTATTGCTCTGGATGCCTAAGCTTCATTACCTTGATCGCCCCACGGGCTTCTTTGTAAACTCAAACCATTTTGCCTCCTACGTGGTTTTAGCTATCATAGTGTGCTTATCACACTCTCTCGCCAAGGCACATCGGCAACATCACCAAAATATTTTTGCAACCTTATCTGATGCCATTTATAGCCCAAAGCTCATCATTCTAGGCTTTTTGCTTATTACTTTAATACTCACGAAATCGATCGGAGCTCTTGTCGCTTTGAGTGTTGTTTTTAGCATAATGACATTAAACGTTATACGGAAATCACGACACAAGAAATCAATTTCCTTCGGACTCGCTTCTCTGGTCTTAATTGCCATAGCCATCTTATTGACCTTAGATTACAGTATTATTGAAGATGAAATTTCAGGCTTTGAGCACACCTTTTTACGACGAGTCGAACTTAGCAAAGCGGGTTTTGCCATGCTTAAAAACAACTGGCTATTTGGAATTGGCGGAGGTTCTTTTTACTCGCAGTTTTCGCAATACCGCACACTTGAGATTGGCAATACGTATTATAATTATGCCCATAACGATTTCTTACAATTTTGGATTGAGTACGGACTACTAGGTGTCTCTTTACTAACGTTGTTTATAATCACAATCGTCCGTGACAATTTAAGAGTACTCGCAGACCGCACCACAACAATGAAAAAAACCTTCGCCTATGCCAGCTTGTACAGCATTATAAGCGTGGCTATACATTCTTTAGTTGATTTCCCGTTACACATGCCTGGCTTTGCTGCTCTCTTTCTAGTTATTATTTCAATCAACAGCCTGAGCTTTATGCATGAAGCGCTATTCTTTGATGTCCACGAGCAACAAAGTTAA
- a CDS encoding glycosyltransferase, whose translation MKRYSLMSTSNKVKTVFASVGSRFSMDRMLSSLEQVVDRHPDIRVKAQAGNTPYTSSTIELIPNLSTDQFELAVTDCDVFVSHAGMGNILLAAQLKKPLIIMPRRVSFGEHISDHQVGTAQALTHRAGVVVADNAEELELAILAILNSSTGGPATSVQINDSRGELISSLRAFIDND comes from the coding sequence ATGAAGCGCTATTCTTTGATGTCCACGAGCAACAAAGTTAAAACGGTCTTTGCCTCTGTCGGCTCGCGTTTTTCGATGGACCGAATGCTGAGCAGCCTTGAACAAGTAGTTGACAGACACCCTGACATTCGGGTCAAGGCACAAGCTGGAAACACTCCTTACACGTCGTCCACGATCGAATTAATACCCAACTTAAGTACCGATCAATTCGAACTCGCCGTGACGGATTGTGACGTTTTTGTGAGTCATGCCGGAATGGGCAACATACTATTAGCCGCACAACTAAAAAAGCCGCTGATAATTATGCCAAGACGTGTGAGTTTCGGTGAGCATATAAGCGATCACCAAGTTGGTACAGCGCAGGCATTGACACACCGAGCAGGGGTTGTAGTTGCTGACAACGCCGAGGAACTTGAGTTGGCCATATTGGCTATACTGAATTCGTCAACAGGCGGACCAGCCACATCAGTGCAAATAAATGATTCAAGAGGAGAGCTCATATCGTCTCTTAGAGCATTCATAGATAATGACTAG